A region from the Rhinoderma darwinii isolate aRhiDar2 chromosome 2, aRhiDar2.hap1, whole genome shotgun sequence genome encodes:
- the LOC142741702 gene encoding matrix metalloproteinase-18-like, whose translation MKNLVLVLLLSVAYCSAFPAEPARENEENDAKFAEEYLKRYYNLQTNVRQPRIKGDNQLIRKIKEMQQFLGLTVTGKLDTDTMEVMHQPRCGFVDVGEYSTFPGNKGWNKKELTYRILNYTPDMPRSEVDSAIQRAFKVWSDVTPLTFTRVYDGISDIEISFAAQVHNDFYPFDGPHGTLAHAFAPSNGIGGDAHFDEDETWTSGSNGYNLFIVAAHEFGHSLGLLHSSDPSALMYPTYHFIEPSEFRLPEDDVTGIQSLYGANMVPEEPTVPEEPSKPINPSSCVPNINFDAVTTLRGEILFFKEKAFWRQISQDSEVEHHLISTFWPTLPNHIQAAYEDQGRDQVLAFKGAKYWVMSGFEITQDSPKSIYELGFPRTVRKIDAAVYDGKSKKTYFFVNDKYWSYDEQKQSMDSGFPKKIVDNFPGLTKVLAAFQKDGFLYLFDGNRQYEFSTAKKRVTRLLKNDSWIKCGSNKANKLKKLFKF comes from the exons ATGAAGAATTTGGTTCTTGTCCTGCTACTTTCTGTAGCCTACTGCTCGGCTTTCCCTGCTGAACCTGCCAGAGAGAACGAGGAGAATGATGCCAAGTTTGCTGAA GAATATTTGAAAAGATACTATAACCTTCAGACAAATGTACGACAGCCAAGAATAAAAGGCGACAATCAATTGATCCGAAAAATCAAGGAAATGCAGCAGTTTCTTGGCCTAACAGTGACAGGAAAACTGGACAcagacaccatggaagtcatgcaCCAACCCAGATGCGGGTTTGTTGACGTAGGTGAATACAGCACATTTCCCGGTAACAAAGGATGGAACAAGAAAGAACTGACTTACAG AATATTAAATTATACACCGGATATGCCCAGGTCTGAAGTAGACTCTGCTATTCAGAGAGCATTTAAGGTTTGGAGTGATGTGACACCCTTGACTTTTACAAGAGTCTATGATGGGATTTCTGATATTGAGATCTCCTTTGCTGCACAAG TTCATAATGACTTTTATCCATTTGATGGTCCACATGGAACACTTGCTCATGCTTTTGCCCCTTCCAATGGAATTGGTGGAGATGCCCACTTTGATGAAGATGAAACATGGACAAGTGGCTCTAATG GTTACAATTTATTCATTGTGGCTGCTCATGAGTTTGGCCATTCCCTTGGTCTCTTACATTCCAGTGACCCCAGTGCTCTGATGTATCCCACCTATCATTTTATTGAGCCTAGTGAATTCCGACTTCCTGAAGATGACGTTACTGGGATTCAATCTCTCTATG GAGCAAATATGGTCCCTGAAGAGCCAACTGTTCCTGAAGAGCCAAGTAAACCAATCAACCCATCAAGTTGTGTACCAAACATCAATTTCGATGCTGTGACAACTCTGCGTGGAGAAATCTTATTCTTTAAAGAGAA agctTTCTGGCGCCAAATTTCCCAGGACTCTGAAGTTGAGCATCATTTAATCAGCACTTTCTGGCCAACTCTGCCAAATCACATTCAGGCTGCTTATGAGGACCAGGGCAGGGACCAAGTTCTTGCCTTCAAAG GTGCAAAATATTGGGTCATGAGTGGTTTTGAAATCACACAAGATTCTCCTAAGAGTATTTATGAGTTGGGATTTCCACGAACTGTCAGAAAAATTGATGCTGCTGTCTACGATGGAAAATCCAAAAAAACATATTTCTTCGTGAATGATAAATATTGGAG ttatGATGAGCAAAAACAGAGCATGGACAGTGGATTCCCTAAAAAGATTGTAGACAACTTTCCTGGACTAACCAAAGTTCTTGCTGCTTTTCAGAAAGATG GTTTTCTGTACCTCTTTGATGGAAATCGCCAATATGAATTCAGCACCGCTAAAAAGAGAGTCACCCGTCTACTAAAGAATGACAGCTGGATAAAATGTGGCAGTAATAAAGCCAATAAAttgaaaaaactttttaaattttAA